One window of the Colletotrichum destructivum chromosome 6, complete sequence genome contains the following:
- a CDS encoding Putative NRAMP family protein, translating into MNRPSRTDEPYEGEGYNQSPSPLSNDLTTNEDLNGTVNARELGPARDSKEALAGAGDVAITRSDDSWGKDGVGPATGDPSAKSPGLGQPEGEDALAVPLPTLHSQHPSNGLDEGSVRKGILVRAWSAVVKFGSFVGPGFMISVAYIDPGNYATGVAAGATYRFRLLFVVLLANLFAIFLQSLCTKLGTVTGLNLAEACRAFLPRWMNYVLYVFAEVAIIATDIAEVIGFAIGLNLLVPAIPLVAGCAISILDVMIILVFYRPHGSMRGLRMFEYFVIGLVLAVVVCFCIQLSLIKDTPVGEVFRGYLPSHAVVESQGLYQACGILGATVMPHSLYLGSGIVQARLRDYDTKHGLLPPGTGEVDLGGESIDKDYYVPSVRAIKHCLKTSTAELGISLFTFALFVNSAILIVAGASLFGNKDAPDADIFGIHQLLTDSISGAAGTIFALALLLSGVSAGIVCTIAGQMVSEGALNWKMRPWLRRLATRSISVTPSIVIAGAVGRQGVSAALNASQVVLSVVLPFVTAPLIYFTCRHKYMTVRDGEARLRSRVDEETLDDAGGLVKMANSWYTAALAVLIWVIIAAMNVANLVLLGKGE; encoded by the exons ATGAACCGTCCGTCTCGAACAGACGAGCCCTACGAGGGGGAGGGCTACAACCAGAGTCCGAGTCCCCTATCCAACGATTTGACAACCAACGAGGAcctcaacggcaccgtcaacgCGAGGGAGCTGGGGCCAGCACGAGACAGCAAAGAAGCGCTTGCCGGGGCCGGAGATGTCGCTATCACGCGCTCTGACGACAGCTGGGGGaaagacggcgtcggcccTGCGACGGGCGACCCGTCGGCCAAGTCTCCTGGACTTGGTCAACCCGAGGGGGAGGATGCCCTTGCGGTTCCTCTCCCTACCCTTCACTCACAGCATCCTTCCAACGGCCTAGACGAAGGCTCAGTCCGTAAGGGCATCCTTGTTCGTGCCTGGAGTGCTGTTGTGAAGTTTGGGTCCTTCGTCGGGCCCGGATTCATGATCTCTGTCGCATATA TCGATCCCGGAAACTATGCCACGGGCGTTGCGGCGGGAGCCACCTACCGCTTCAGGcttctcttcgtcgtcctcctggcCAACCTGTTTGCAATCTTCCTCCAGAGCCTCTGCACCAAGCTCGGCACTGTCACCGGGCTCAACCTGGCCGAGGCGTGCCGGGCTTTCCTGCCGCGGTGGATGAACTATGTCCTCTACGTCTTTGCCGAGGtggccatcatcgccacggACATTGCAGAG GTGATCGGATTCGCCATCGGCCTGAACCTCCTCGTGCCCGCGATCCCCCTGGTGGCGGGATGTGCGATTTCCATTCTCGACGTCATGatcatcctcgtcttctaCCGGCCCCACGGGTCCATGAGGGGGCTGCGGATGTTTGAGTACTTtgtcatcggcctcgtcttGGCCGTGGTGGTCTGCTTCTGTATCCAGCTCTCGCTGATCAAGGACACGCCGGTTGGAGAGGTATTCCGTGGCTACCTACCCTCCCATGCAGTAGTCGAATCGCAAGG CTTGTACCAAGCTTGTGGCATTCTTGGAGCGACTGTCATGCCTCACAGCCTGTACCTCGGCTCCGGAATCGTCCAAGCCCGCCTCCGGGATTACGACACGAAGCACGGCCTGCTGCCTCCCGGCACAGGAGaagtcgacctcggcggtgAAAGCATCGACAAGGACTACTACGTCCCGTCGGTACGAGCCATCAAACACTGCCTcaagacgtcgacggccgagCTGGGGATCTCCCTCTTCACgttcgccctcttcgtcaacTCCGCCATCCTAATTGTCGCGGGCGCCTCGCTCTTCGGCAACAAGGACGCCCCGGACGCGGACATCTTCGGCATCCACCAGCTCCTCACGGACTCCATATCCGGAGCGGCGGGCACCATTTTCGCACTGGCGCTGCTCCTCTCGGGCGTCTCGGCCGGGATCGTGTGCACGATTGCCGGGCAGATGGTCAGCGAGGGGGCGTTGAACTGGAAGATGCGGCCCTGGCTACGGCGCCTCGCGACGCGGAGCATCAGCGTCACGCCgagcatcgtcatcgccgggGCTGTCGGCCGGCAGGGCGTGAGCGCGGCGCTGAACGCGTCGCAGGTCGTGCTCAGCGTTGTCCTGCCGTTCGTCACGGCGCCGCTGATTTACTTTACGTGCCGCCACAAGTACATGACGGTCCGTGATGGCGAGGCTCGGTTGAGGAGCCGAGTTGACGAGGAGACCCTGGACGACGCGGGCGGTTTGGTCAAGATGGCGAACTCGTGGTACACCGCGGCTCTCGCTGTCCTGATATGGGTCATCATCGCGGCGATGAACGTGGCCAACTTGGTCCTGCTGGGGAAGGGCGAGTAA
- a CDS encoding Putative P-type ATPase, HAD superfamily, P-type ATPase, transmembrane domain superfamily, with protein MGEPAAVRHGEHNTAAAEVNPEQDEPPSIPRPPPIPNPVPQRPAHTVPVTDLGLLWQTNLENGLSKAEASARLERDGPNRIEGAKGLSVWEIVMRQISNSLTLVLVIVMILSFAIQDYIEGGVITAVILLNIVVGFIQDYNAEQTIQSLYALSAPTCKVIRDGIAETVQAQTLVKGDLVMIAVGDVVPADLRLLEGINLSIDEALLTGESLPISKHPEAIFDEDDIPLGDRINMVYSATTVTRGRARGIVTTTGMDTEVGKIAMMLRTTRKRDENASLPVRALMRVKAAFKSILGLEGTPLQVKLSKFALLLFGLAILLAIIVFSVSKFDIDDQVLIYGICVGVAVIPESLIAVLTITMAVGTKAMASGNVIVRKLSSLEAVGGVTNICSDKTGTLTQGRMITRKVWLAEDTTAIIEGTTDPYDPTSGKVRWPGSAASSSASSGASTPTAEKTDDTIHSSSFGAFLKAIALCNNSSVTDGKTSTDTESMTTATEVPVAWSAIGEPTEIALQVFAMRYGKGKNDLISSEKTKMLYEFPFDSSCKLMSVVYEFPGAPRQVFTKGAVEVMILRLAESEETKARIAAKADELASEGLRVLCVAQRFLEDTDNASERTEAETKLRFLGLAGLYDPPRVETLGAVKQCNTAGISVHMVTGDHIKTATAIAHEVGILRGGEQPTAVMAAGVFDAMSDDEVDALEALPLVIARCSPMTKVRMLEAMHRRQAYCIMTGDGVNDSPALKKADVGIAMGKRGSDVSKEAADMVLTDDNFSSIVTAIKEGRRLFDNIQKFLLHLLISNISQVILLLIGLSFKDRSGTSIFPLSPLEILWVNLITSSFLAIGLGLEEAQPDILLRAPHSLRIGVFTFDLIRDKMIYGFFMGSLCLAAFTSVAYGPGAGDLGSFCNDGWNDTCGVVFRARSTVYATLSFLLLVTAWEVKHFQRSLFNMNPELWTGPTAVFKTISKNRFLFWAVAGGFVMTFPVIYLPVVNRAVFKHDMITWEWGIVIACLVVYIALIESWKAVKRHLGLGLNARIPDQQV; from the exons ATGGGAGAACCCGCAGCCGTCAGGCATGGTGAACACAACACAGCTGCCGCGGAAGTCAACCCCGAGCAGGACGAACCGCCGTCTATACCGCGGCCCCCGCCCATTCCCAACCCCGTCCCTCAGCGGCCTGCCCACACCGTCCCCGTCACGGACCTAGGCCTTCTCTGGCAGACCAACCTTGAAAATGGCCTTTCCAAGGCCGAAGCCTCTGCCCGTCTTGAACGGGACGGGCCTAATCGTATCGAGGGTGCGAAGGGCCTGTCGGTTTGGGAGATTGTCATGAGACAGATCTCCAACAGTCTGACGCTCGTCCTCGTGATCGTCATGATCTTGTCCTTTGCCATCCAAGATTACATTGAAGGAGGTGTCATTACCGCCGTCATCCTTCTCAACATCGTCGTGGG CTTTATCCAGGACTACAATGCCGAACAGACCATTCAATCTCTGTACGCGCTGTCCGCCCCGACATGCAAGGTCATCCGCGACGGAATCGCGGAGACCGTCCAGGCCCAGACCCTCGTCAAGGGTGATCTTGTTATGATCGCCGTTGGAGATGTTGTCCCGGCCGatctccgtctcctcgagggAATTAACCTctccatcgacgaggccctcctTACCGGCGAGTCGCTGCCCATCAGCAAGCACCCCGAAGCCATCttcgacgaagacgacatcCCCCTCGGGGATCGCATCAACATGGTTTACTCCGCTACCACTGTTACTCGAGGACGCGCTCGCGGTATtgtcaccaccaccggcaTGGACACCGAGGTCGGCAAGATCGCCATGATGCTCCGCACCACTCGTAAGCGCGACGAGAACGCCTCTCTTCCCGTCCGCGCCCTCATGCGCGTCAAGGCTGCCTTCAAGAGCATCCTGGGTCTCGAGGGCACCCCCCTTCAGGTCAAGCTTAGCAAGTTTGCCCTCCTGCTGTTCGGCCTGGCCATCCTACTTGCCATTATCGTCTTCTCTGTCAGCAAGTTCGACATTGATGATCAGGTTCTCATCTACGGTATCTGCGTCGGTGTTGCCGTCATTCCCGAGTCCCTTATCGCCGTCCTGACCATTACTATGGCCGTCGGCACCAAAGCGATGGCGTCTGGTAACGTCATTGTTCGTAAGCTGTCTTCCCTCGAAGCTGTTGGTGGTGTCACCAACATCTGCTCCGACAAGACCGGCACCCTTACTCAGGGACGCATGATTACCCGAAAGGTCTGGCTGGCCGAAGATACgaccgccatcatcgagggcACTACCGATCCGTACGACCCTACCAGCGGCAAGGTGCGTTGGCCCGgttccgccgcctcgagctcggcctctAGTGGAGCGTCGACTCCGACGGCAGAGAAAACCGACGACACTATTCACTCCTCGTCTTTCGGCGCCTTCCTCAAGGCCATTGCTCTCTGCAACAACTCGTCTGTTACCGATGGTAAGACGTCCACCGACACAGAGTCAATGACGACCGCCACCGAGGTCCCCGTTGCGTGGTCTGCCATCGGCGAGCCCACTGAGATCGCCCTCCAGGTCTTCGCCATGCGCTACGGAAAGGGAAAGAACGACCTTATCTCATCTGAAAAGACGAAGATGTTGTACGAGTTCCCCTTTGATTCGTCTTGCAAGCTTATGAGTGTCGTCTACGAGTTCCCTGGAGCACCCCGTCAAGTCTTCACCAAGGGCGCTGTCGAGGTCATGATCCTGCGCCTGGCCGAATCCGAAGAAACAAAGGCAAGaatcgccgccaaggccgacgagctcgcctCCGAGGGTCTCCGAGTCCTTTGCGTTGCTCAAAGATTCCTCGAGGATACGGACAATGCCAGCGAGAGAACCGAGGCGGAGACCAAGCTCCGCTTCCTGGGCCTTGCCGGCTTATACGACCCTCCCCGTGTCGAGAcgctcggcgccgtcaagcAGTGCAACACTGCTGGAATCTCCGTCCACATGGTTACTGGTGATCACATCAAGACTGCCACTGCCATCGCTCACGAGGTTGGTatcctccgcggcggcgagcagccCACTGCTGTTATGGCTGCTGGTGTTTTCGACGCCATGTCGGACGATGAGGTCGACGCGCTTGAGGCACTTCCCCTTGTTATTGCTCGATGCAGTCCCATGACCAAGGTCAGGATGCTCGAGGCTATGCACCGTCGCCAGGCCTACTGCATCATGACCGGTGACGGTGTCAACGACTCTCCTGCCCTCAAAAAGGCCGACGTTGGTATTGCCATGGGCAAGAGGGGCAGTGACGTTTCCAAGGAGGCAGCGGACATGGTCCTTACCGATGACAACTTttcgtccatcgtcaccgccatcaaggagggTCGTCGTTTGTTTGACAACATTCAGAAG TTCCTGCTCCATCTCCTCATTTCCAATATCTCCCAGGTCATCCTTCTCCTTATCGGTCTCTCCTTCAAGGACAGAAGCGGCACATCGATTTTCCCCCTGTCTCCCCTGGAGATTCTCTGGGTCAATCTCATCACCTCGTCGTTCCTGGCTATTGGTCTGGGTCTCGAGGAGGCACAACCCGACATCCTCTTGCGTGCACCCCACAGCCTTCGCATCGGCGTCTTCACATTTGACCTGATTCGCGACAAGATGATTTACGGTTTCTTCATGGGCTCGCTGTGTCTGGCCGCGTTCACGTCCGTCGCGTACGGTCCTGGCGCTGGCGATCTCGGCAGCTTCTGCAACGACGGTTGGAACGACACCTGCGGTGTCGTCTTCAGAGCTCGCTCTACCGTTTACGCCACCTTGAGCTTCCTGCTCTTGGTCACTGCTTGGGAGGTCAAGCACTTCCAGCGCAGTCTGTTCAATATGAACCCCGAGTTGTGGACCGGCCCCACCGCCGTGTTCAAGACTATCTCCAAGAACCGCTTCCTCTTTTGGGCTGTCGCTGGCGGCTTCGTCATGACTTTCCCCGTCATCTATCTTCCCGTTGTCAACCGTGCCGTGTTCAAGCACGACATGATTACCTGGGAGTGGGGTATCGTTATTGCCTGCCTGGTTGTCTACATTGCGCTCATTGAATCCTGGAAGGCCGTGAAGCGCCATCTGGGCCTCGGCTTGAATGCGCGCATTCCGGATCAACAGGTATAG
- a CDS encoding Putative YjgF/YER057c/UK114 family, RutC-like superfamily protein — MSHLRYYAYEGVGQKNLKNFSYNQAVRVGDKIECAGQGGWDPKTGEFYKEINAQIDQAFANVDLNLKDAGGKGWEQVYRVNSYHVPINNEAMDAMVRNFNKWMPNHKPIWTCVGVPRLGEGDMRVEIEVVAHDPEGAAKA, encoded by the exons ATGTCTCATCTTCGTTATTATGCGTACGAGGGCGTTGGCCAAAAGAACCTCAAGAACTTCAGCTACAACCAAGCCGTGCGTGTGGGTGACAAGATCGAGTGCGCCGGCCAAG GCGGATGGGATCCCAAGACGGGGGAGTTTTACAAGGAGATCAACGCGCAGATTGACCAAGCGTTTGCCAACGTCGACCTCAACTTgaaggacgccggcggcaagggctgGGAGCAGGTCTACAGGGTCAACTCGTACCATGTGCCGATCAACAACGAGGCGATGGATGCTATGGTCAGGAACTTCAACAAGTGGATGCCGAACCACAAGCCCATCTGGACATGCGTGGGGGTACCAAGgctcggcgaaggcgacaTGCGCGTCGAGATTGAGGTTGTTGCGCACGACCCCGAAGGCGCTGCGAAGGCTTGA
- a CDS encoding uncharacterized protein (Putative zn(2)Cys(6) fungal-type DNA-binding domain, transcription factor domain, fungi) codes for MLQSSSERAVAHPKRRYTSKACEECRRRRAKCDGQRPACTRCSERSINCLYRSEEDGRKPASKSYVQLLRSRIDLLEAVLQSRAIDIEASVAQLSTTGAMPQLPSIANPLGGGGDAGLSPSAFDDLCATFEGALSLDEAVNYDQDGEMRYFGPSSGRLEFQSESTPNNDDHGSSPATTKSVDTNRFILPLEAEVYPEDLQTELIDLFFEYQSPWCQVVNERLFRESMKTQGRFYSPLLLNCILALGSRYSDRIDTRSDPTDQNTAGKPFMQKAEVLLHYDMKHPTITTLQSMSILVGVYVSYGCDAAGWLHQGMANRLALDMGLNLDAASLAGTCHMSPEEIELRRQVYWSLYCDDKLAAIYTGRVCSLLDVQGAVNLPSPLTPEQISSGSNDTTEMERCNKKILVHRGLIGLCRILENILLALYAPKPLYKGPQRISFLQSCTLELKTWFYELPADLRIDKHNDMPQVYTLHMVYHTCCILLFKPFLIKPKDAPVVPKTETAKRAEEFCIESAKRICHAGKKYRQVFGSFRRSPISATHCILTATLVLIQYASPDPDFANTGRPCCTLYIEACLEILKELSTSWKPACRMRVDLIKYLYQKYPERIPNSLLHDERRNTAVAPEKGVEILAAQPQESLEQNLCPLMNMVDQNFAWDGVGQGFQGFSGGGSESAFNTQFALADSIMNGGGQDGTTFMDDAFWSGVNFDFNYDPQT; via the exons atgCTTCAATCGTCATCGGAGCGGGCCGTAGCCCATCCGAAGCGCAGGTACACGTCCAAAGCATGCGAGGAGTGTCGGCGCCGAAGAGCCAAG TGTGATGGACAACGACCTGCCTGCACCCGGTGCTCGGAGCGCTCTATCAACTGCCTTTACAGGAGTGAGGAGGATGGCCGCAAGCCTGCCTCGAAGTCCTATGTACAGCTGCTGAGGAGCAGGATCGACTTGCTTGAAGCGGTGCTTCAGTCCCGCGCCATCGACATCGAGGCGTCCGTTGCCCAACTCTCCACCACGGGGGCGATGCCCCAGTTGCCCTCCATCGCCAACCCcttgggaggcggcggtgatgccgGCCTGAGCCCTTCAGCATTCGATGATCTTTGTGCGACGTTTGAAGGAGCTCTTTCTCTGGATGAAGCCGTCAACTATGACCAAGATGGCGAGATGCGATACTTCGGACCATCGAGTGGCCGCTTGGAGTTCCAAAGCG AGTCTACACCTAACAACGACGATCATGGAAGCAGCCCCGCAACCACCAAGTCTGTCGATACGAATCGCTTCATCCTGCCGCTGGAAGCCGAGGTCTATCCCGAAGACCTCCAGACCGAGTTGATCGACCTGTTCTTTGAGTATCAGAGCCCCTGGTGTCAGGTAGTCAACGAAAGGCTATTCAGAGAAAGCATGAAGACGCAAGGCCGCTTCTACAGCCCGCTACTGCTCAACTGCATCCTTGCTCTGGGGTCGCGCTACTCAGACAGGATCGACACCCGGTCGGATCCTACCGACCAGAACACGGCGGGGAAACCGTTCATGCAGAAGGCCGAAGTACTCTTGCACTACGACATGAAGCATCCAACCATCACCACTCTCCAGTCAATGTCCATCCTGGTTGGCGTCTACGTG TCGTATGGTTGCGATGCAGCCGGATGGCTGCACCAGGGAATGGCAAATCGACTCGCCCTCGACATGGGGCTGAACCTCGATGCCGCATCTTTGGCCGGCACGTGTCACATGTCGCCTGAAGAGATAGAGTTGCGACGGCAGGTGTATTGGTCACTGTATTGTGATGACAAGCTCGCGGCCATCTACACTGGGCGAGTCTGTAGCCTTTTG GATGTCCAGGGTGCGGTGAATCTTCCCTCGCCACTCACGCCGGAGCAGATAAGCAGCGGATCCAACGATACGACCGAAATGGAACGATGCAACAAGAAGATCCTCGTGCATCGTGGGCTGATTGGACTCTGCCGCATCTTGGAAAACATTCTGCTTGCTCT GTACGCCCCAAAACCACTGTACAAAGGACCGCAGAGGATATCGTTTCTTCAATCCTGCACTCTAGAGCTGAAGACGTGGTTCTACGAGCTCCCAGCCGACCTCCGGATCGACAAGCACAACGACATGCCGCAGGTCTACACCCTGCACATGGTCTACCACACCTGCTGCATTCTCCTCTTCAAGCCGTTCCTCATCAAGCCGAAAGATGCGCCTGTGGTACCCAAGACGGAGACTGCCAAGCGCGCTGAGGAGTTTTGCATCGAGTCGGCGAAAAGGATATGTCACGCCGGGAAAAAGTATCGCCAGGTCTTTGGGAGCTTCCGCAGGAGCCCGATCTCGGCCACGCACTGCATACTCACCGCGACGCTTGTTCTGATCCAGTATGCGAGTCCCGACCCGGACTTTGCAAACACGGGCAGACCGTGTTGCACCTTGTACATCGAGGCGTGCCTGGAGATCTTGAAGGAGCTGTCCACCTCATGGAAGCCTGCTTGCAGGATGAGAGTCGACCTCATCAAATACCTGTACCAAAAGTACCCAGAGAGGATCCCGAACTCCCTGCTCCATGACGAGCGGAGGAACACGGCAGTGGCACCCGAGAAGGGCGTGGAGATCCTCGCGGCGCAACCGCAGGAAAGCCTCGAGCAGAACCTGTGTCCGCTGATGAACATGGTCGACCAGAACTTTGCGTGGGACGGTGTAGGCCAAGGCTTTCAGGGcttcagcggcggcggttcgGAATCCGCCTTCAATACGCAGTTCGCCCTCGCAGATTCCATCATGAACGGCGGCGGACAGGACGGGACGACTTTCATGGACGATGCTTTTTGGTCAGGGGTGAACTTTGACTTCAACTACGATCCCCAGACATAG